One window of Pseudomonas urmiensis genomic DNA carries:
- a CDS encoding DUF1127 domain-containing protein yields MGGLSDVRLQLLGKELEGGQQQRVYSAPAGLGRLGLMLHRWNTRKALLQLDQAQLRDVGLTWEQARTEGRKPFWKD; encoded by the coding sequence ATGGGTGGCTTGAGCGATGTGCGCTTGCAACTGTTGGGCAAAGAGCTTGAAGGGGGGCAGCAGCAGCGGGTCTACAGTGCCCCGGCTGGGCTTGGGCGACTGGGCTTGATGCTGCATCGCTGGAATACCCGCAAGGCGCTGTTGCAGCTTGATCAGGCGCAGCTGCGCGATGTTGGGTTGACCTGGGAGCAGGCGCGCACTGAAGGGCGCAAGCCGTTCTGGAAGGATTGA
- a CDS encoding RidA family protein: MAIQRQLTNERMSQIVTHNGTVYLAGQVADDMSAGIEQQTRETLASIEKLLDQAGTDKTRLLSVTIYLKDIDAHFAGMNAVWDQWLPEGVAPARATVEAKLCEPEILVELSVVAALP, from the coding sequence ATGGCAATCCAGCGCCAGCTCACCAATGAGCGCATGAGCCAGATCGTCACCCACAACGGCACCGTTTACCTGGCGGGCCAAGTGGCTGACGACATGAGCGCCGGCATCGAACAGCAGACCCGCGAAACCCTGGCCAGCATCGAGAAGCTGCTGGATCAGGCGGGCACCGACAAGACTCGCCTGCTGTCGGTGACCATCTACCTGAAGGACATCGATGCGCACTTCGCCGGCATGAACGCAGTGTGGGACCAGTGGCTGCCAGAAGGCGTCGCCCCAGCCCGTGCCACGGTCGAAGCCAAGCTGTGCGAGCCGGAAATCCTCGTTGAGCTGTCGGTAGTCGCCGCACTGCCGTAA
- a CDS encoding xanthine phosphoribosyltransferase: MEALQQKIREEGIVLSDQVLKVDAFLNHQIDPALMQLIGDEFARLYADSGVTKIVTIEASGIAPAVMTGLKLGVPVIFARKHQSLTLTENLLTASVYSFTKQTENTVAISPRHLNSSDRVLVIDDFLANGKASQALISIIKQAGATVAGLGIVIEKSFQGGRAELDSQGYRVESLARVKSLEGGVVSFIE, translated from the coding sequence GTGGAAGCACTGCAGCAGAAGATTCGCGAAGAAGGCATCGTGCTTTCCGACCAGGTTCTCAAAGTCGACGCGTTTCTCAACCACCAGATCGACCCTGCGCTGATGCAGCTGATCGGTGACGAATTCGCCCGTCTGTATGCAGACAGCGGCGTGACCAAGATCGTCACCATAGAAGCCTCGGGCATCGCCCCGGCGGTGATGACGGGTCTGAAGCTGGGTGTGCCGGTGATCTTCGCCCGCAAGCACCAGTCGCTGACCCTGACCGAGAACCTGCTGACCGCCTCGGTGTATTCCTTCACCAAGCAGACCGAGAACACCGTGGCGATCTCGCCGCGTCACCTCAACAGCAGCGACCGCGTGCTGGTGATCGACGACTTCCTGGCCAACGGCAAGGCATCGCAAGCGCTGATCTCGATCATCAAGCAGGCGGGCGCTACCGTTGCCGGTCTGGGCATCGTCATCGAGAAGTCGTTCCAGGGTGGGCGTGCCGAGCTCGATAGCCAGGGCTATCGCGTTGAGTCGCTGGCTCGGGTGAAATCGCTGGAAGGCGGCGTGGTTAGCTTCATCGAGTAA
- a CDS encoding PLP-dependent aminotransferase family protein: MTLYLNLAELLGARIEQGLYRPGQRLPSVRSLSLEHGVSLSTVQQAYRMLEDNGLVAPRPKSGYFVTDHRSLPALPAISRPAQRPVDISQWEQVLELVRSTPQADVIQLGRGMPDVNSPTLKPLLRSLAQISRRQDMPGLYYDNIHGNLALREQIARLMLDSGCRVSPADLVVTTGCHEALSTSIRAVCETGDIVAVDSPSFHGAMQTLKGLGMKALEIPTDPITGISLEALELALEQWPIKLIQITPSCNNPMGYIMPEARKKALLTLAQRYDVAILEDDVYGDLAYTYPRPRTVKSFDEDGRVLLCSSFSKTLAPGLRIGWVAPGRYLERVLHMKYISTGSTSAQPQLAIADFIEAGHYHPHVRRMRSQYQRGREQMIDWVTRYFPPGTRASRPQGGFMLWVELPESFDTLRLNRALLEQGVQIAVGSIFSASGKYRHCLRMNYAARPTPQIEAAVRKVGETALRLLVEEHSPA, from the coding sequence GTGACCCTTTACCTGAACCTCGCCGAGCTACTTGGCGCCCGTATCGAGCAGGGCCTGTACCGTCCTGGCCAACGCTTGCCATCGGTACGCTCGTTGAGCCTGGAACACGGCGTGAGCCTGAGCACCGTACAGCAGGCCTATCGCATGCTCGAAGACAACGGCCTGGTCGCGCCACGGCCCAAATCTGGCTATTTCGTCACTGACCACCGCAGCCTCCCTGCCCTGCCCGCCATCAGCCGGCCGGCGCAGCGGCCTGTGGATATCTCGCAGTGGGAACAGGTACTGGAGCTGGTACGCAGCACCCCGCAAGCAGACGTGATCCAGCTCGGCCGTGGCATGCCCGACGTCAACAGCCCGACCCTCAAGCCGCTGCTGCGCAGCCTTGCGCAGATCAGCCGGCGGCAGGACATGCCCGGCCTGTATTACGACAACATCCACGGCAATCTCGCCCTGCGCGAGCAGATCGCCCGGCTGATGCTCGATTCCGGCTGCCGGGTGAGCCCTGCCGATCTGGTGGTGACCACCGGTTGCCACGAGGCGTTGTCGACCAGCATCCGCGCGGTCTGCGAGACCGGCGATATCGTCGCGGTGGACTCGCCCAGCTTTCACGGCGCCATGCAGACGCTCAAGGGCCTGGGCATGAAGGCGTTGGAGATCCCCACCGACCCGATCACCGGGATCAGCCTGGAGGCGCTGGAACTGGCCCTGGAACAGTGGCCGATCAAGCTCATCCAGATCACGCCCAGCTGTAACAACCCAATGGGCTACATCATGCCCGAAGCGCGCAAGAAGGCCTTGCTGACCCTGGCCCAGCGCTATGATGTGGCAATCCTCGAAGACGATGTGTATGGCGACCTGGCCTACACCTACCCGCGCCCACGCACGGTCAAGTCGTTCGATGAAGATGGCCGGGTGCTGCTGTGCAGCTCCTTCTCCAAGACCTTGGCGCCAGGCCTGCGCATCGGCTGGGTCGCGCCCGGGCGCTACCTGGAGCGGGTGCTGCACATGAAGTACATCAGCACCGGCAGCACCTCAGCCCAGCCACAGCTGGCCATCGCCGACTTCATCGAGGCGGGCCACTATCACCCGCATGTGCGGCGCATGCGCAGCCAGTACCAGCGCGGCCGCGAGCAGATGATCGATTGGGTTACCCGCTACTTCCCGCCTGGCACCCGCGCCAGCCGGCCGCAGGGCGGCTTCATGCTGTGGGTCGAATTGCCGGAAAGTTTCGATACGCTGCGGCTGAACCGCGCTTTACTGGAGCAAGGGGTGCAGATAGCAGTGGGCAGTATCTTCTCGGCCTCAGGCAAGTACCGGCACTGCCTGCGGATGAATTACGCCGCGCGGCCCACCCCGCAAATCGAGGCAGCGGTGCGCAAGGTGGGTGAAACCGCCCTTCGTCTACTGGTCGAAGAACACAGCCCAGCGTAA
- a CDS encoding acetyl-CoA hydrolase/transferase C-terminal domain-containing protein produces the protein MAHSCSIDQAVEHVLAHLPAHIHMGLPLGLGKPNAFVNALYARIRALPERRLTIYTALTLGRPPLGDGLQRRFLEPFIERVFADYQELDYLADLRNDQLPANIRVEQFFMQPGSLLHSAMAQQDYVSSNYSHAARDINAKGLNLVAQLVAATPEYPDQLSLACNPDITLDLLPMIAKRRAAGETILILGQVHSELPYMPGAAQLGREAFDLLIDEPEQRRLFSTPNMPVATQDHCIGLHASTLVRDGGTLQIGIGAMGDAVAAALLARQGDNQGYRALLNELDVGPWQPLIDSEGGLDAFAQGLYGCSEMFVNGLLALAEAGVVRRPADEHGVLVHGGFFLGPRAFYQRLREMPLEQRKQYAMTAISFINELYGQEELKRRQRRDARFINTVFGMTLLGAGVADQLEDGRVLSGVGGQYNFVAQGHALEGGRSILLLRSWREAGGEVTSNLFWTYGHCTIPRHLRDIVVTEYGIADLRGQTDSEVIARLLAISDSRFQAELMEQAKAAGKLAKDFELDERFRDNTPERLEALREHHPRLFPEYPLGSDFTAEERDLLRALNWLKSKFKLSEVLQLGKAALDAPAPEAYPTQLARMGLEQPQGLKEELYQRLLLAGLQATR, from the coding sequence ATGGCCCACAGCTGTTCCATCGACCAGGCGGTCGAGCATGTCCTCGCTCACCTGCCGGCGCATATCCACATGGGCCTGCCCCTGGGCCTGGGTAAGCCCAATGCCTTCGTCAACGCGCTCTACGCCAGAATCCGCGCGCTGCCTGAGCGGCGCCTGACCATCTACACCGCGCTGACCCTGGGCCGCCCACCGCTGGGCGACGGCCTGCAACGGCGCTTCCTCGAACCCTTCATCGAACGGGTGTTCGCCGACTACCAAGAGCTCGACTACCTCGCCGACCTGCGCAATGACCAACTGCCAGCGAACATCCGCGTCGAGCAGTTCTTCATGCAGCCCGGCAGCCTGCTGCACAGCGCCATGGCCCAGCAGGACTACGTCAGCAGCAACTACAGCCATGCCGCCCGCGACATTAACGCCAAGGGCCTCAACCTGGTGGCGCAGTTGGTGGCCGCAACGCCGGAGTATCCTGATCAGCTGAGCCTGGCCTGCAACCCGGACATCACCCTCGACCTGCTACCCATGATCGCCAAGCGACGTGCCGCCGGCGAAACCATCCTGATCCTCGGCCAAGTGCACAGCGAGTTGCCCTACATGCCGGGTGCTGCGCAGCTGGGGCGAGAGGCGTTCGACCTGTTGATCGACGAGCCGGAGCAGCGGCGGCTGTTCTCCACTCCGAACATGCCGGTCGCGACCCAAGACCATTGCATCGGCTTGCATGCCAGCACCCTGGTGCGCGACGGCGGCACCCTGCAGATCGGCATCGGCGCCATGGGCGACGCCGTGGCGGCAGCCTTGCTGGCGCGTCAGGGCGACAACCAGGGCTATCGCGCCTTGCTCAACGAGCTGGACGTCGGCCCCTGGCAGCCACTGATCGACAGCGAAGGCGGCCTGGATGCCTTCGCCCAAGGCCTGTATGGCTGCAGCGAAATGTTCGTCAACGGCCTCCTGGCGTTGGCCGAAGCTGGGGTGGTGCGCAGGCCTGCCGATGAGCACGGGGTACTGGTGCATGGCGGATTTTTCCTCGGCCCGCGCGCGTTCTACCAGCGCCTGCGCGAGATGCCGCTGGAGCAGCGCAAGCAATACGCGATGACCGCCATCAGCTTTATCAACGAACTGTACGGCCAGGAAGAGCTCAAGCGCCGTCAGCGCCGCGATGCACGCTTCATCAACACGGTGTTCGGCATGACCCTGCTAGGCGCCGGGGTGGCCGATCAGTTGGAAGATGGTCGCGTGCTCAGCGGCGTCGGCGGTCAGTACAACTTCGTTGCCCAGGGCCATGCGCTGGAAGGCGGGCGTTCGATTCTGCTGCTCAGGAGCTGGCGCGAGGCGGGCGGCGAGGTGACCTCGAACCTGTTCTGGACCTATGGCCACTGCACCATTCCCCGCCATCTGCGCGACATCGTGGTGACTGAGTACGGCATTGCTGACCTGCGCGGGCAGACTGACAGCGAGGTAATCGCGCGCTTGCTGGCGATCAGCGATTCACGCTTTCAGGCTGAATTGATGGAGCAGGCCAAGGCGGCGGGCAAGCTGGCCAAGGATTTCGAGTTGGACGAGCGCTTCAGGGACAACACACCTGAGCGGCTGGAGGCGCTGCGCGAGCATCATCCGCGGTTGTTCCCGGAGTATCCGTTGGGCAGTGATTTCACCGCCGAAGAGAGGGATTTGCTAAGGGCGCTGAACTGGCTCAAGAGCAAGTTCAAGCTGAGCGAGGTGTTGCAGTTGGGCAAGGCGGCACTGGATGCGCCGGCGCCTGAGGCCTATCCGACGCAGCTGGCGCGGATGGGGCTGGAGCAGCCGCAGGGGCTGAAGGAGGAGCTGTACCAGCGGTTGTTGCTGGCCGGATTGCAGGCGACTCGCTGA
- a CDS encoding NAD(P)/FAD-dependent oxidoreductase produces the protein MIHSAQHAASYYAASSAPQPDYPALEGEHSADVCIVGGGYSGLNTAIELAERGLSVILLEAHKIGWGASGRNGGQLIRGVGHGVEQFLPVIGEQGVRSLKLMGLEAVDIVRQRVERHAIDCDLTWGYCDLANKPGELQGFAEDAEELRSLGYAHELKLVPAEQIHTVVGSERYVGGLIDMGSGHLHPLNLALGEAAVASQLGVKLHEQSAVTRIDYGPQVQVHTASGRVRANTLVLCCNAYHNDLNRELGGKVLPAGSYIIATEPLGEERARSLLPQNMAVCDQRVALDYYRLSADQRLLFGGACHYSGRDPKDIAAYMRPKMLKVFPQLTDVRIDFQWGGMIGIGANRLPQIGRLASQANVYYAQAYSGHGLNATHLAGRLLGEAISGQQSGRFDLFAQVPHVTFPGGRHLRSPLLALGMLWHRLKELV, from the coding sequence ATGATCCACAGCGCGCAGCACGCCGCCTCCTATTACGCCGCCAGCAGCGCCCCGCAGCCTGACTACCCGGCCTTGGAAGGCGAGCACAGCGCAGACGTGTGCATCGTCGGCGGCGGCTACTCGGGCCTGAACACCGCCATCGAACTGGCCGAGCGCGGCCTCTCGGTGATCCTCCTCGAAGCGCATAAGATCGGCTGGGGCGCCAGCGGTCGCAATGGCGGGCAACTGATCCGCGGCGTTGGCCATGGCGTCGAGCAGTTCCTGCCGGTCATCGGCGAGCAAGGCGTGCGCAGCCTGAAACTGATGGGCCTGGAAGCAGTGGACATCGTGCGCCAGCGGGTCGAACGCCACGCGATCGACTGCGACCTGACCTGGGGCTACTGCGACCTGGCCAACAAGCCGGGCGAGCTGCAAGGTTTCGCCGAAGACGCCGAAGAGCTGCGCAGCCTGGGCTATGCCCATGAGCTAAAACTGGTGCCGGCTGAACAGATCCATACCGTGGTGGGTTCCGAACGCTATGTCGGCGGTCTGATCGACATGGGCTCGGGCCATCTGCATCCGCTCAACCTGGCGTTGGGTGAGGCGGCCGTGGCCAGCCAGTTGGGCGTGAAGCTGCATGAGCAGTCGGCGGTGACCCGCATCGACTACGGGCCGCAGGTGCAAGTGCACACCGCCAGCGGCCGGGTTCGCGCCAACACCCTGGTGCTGTGCTGCAACGCCTATCACAACGATCTGAACCGCGAGCTAGGGGGCAAGGTGTTGCCCGCTGGCAGCTACATCATCGCCACCGAGCCCCTGGGTGAGGAACGCGCGCGCTCGTTGCTGCCGCAGAATATGGCGGTGTGCGATCAGCGGGTGGCGCTGGACTACTATCGGCTTTCGGCCGACCAGCGTCTGTTGTTTGGCGGCGCTTGCCATTATTCCGGGCGAGATCCCAAGGACATCGCCGCCTATATGCGGCCAAAGATGCTCAAGGTGTTCCCGCAGCTGACGGATGTGCGAATCGACTTTCAGTGGGGCGGGATGATCGGCATCGGCGCCAACCGCCTGCCGCAGATCGGCCGCCTGGCCAGCCAGGCGAATGTCTATTACGCCCAGGCCTACTCCGGGCATGGGCTGAATGCCACGCACTTGGCTGGGCGCTTGCTGGGTGAGGCGATCAGTGGCCAGCAGAGCGGGCGTTTCGATCTATTTGCGCAGGTGCCGCACGTGACCTTCCCGGGGGGCAGGCATCTGCGTTCGCCATTGTTGGCGCTGGGGATGCTTTGGCATCGGTTGAAAGAGTTGGTTTGA
- the dadA gene encoding D-amino acid dehydrogenase yields the protein MRVLVLGSGVIGTASAYYLARQGFEVTVVDRQPAVAMETSFANAGQISPGYASPWAAPGVPLKAIKWLLERHAPLAIKLTGDVDQYLWMAQMLRNCTASRYAVNKERMVRLSEYSRDCLDELRAETGLSYENRALGTTQLFRTQAQVDAAAKDIAVLEQSGVPYELLDRDGIARVEPALAGVKDILAGALRLPNDQTGDCQLFTTKLAEMAIKLGVEFRFGQDIQRLDFAGDRINGVWIDGKLETADRYVLALGSYSPQMLKPLGIKAPVYPLKGYSLTVPITDPAMAPTSTILDETYKVAITRFDNRIRVGGMAEIAGFDLSLNPRRRETLEMIVNDLYPRGGDLSQASFWTGLRPATPDGTPIVGATPFRNLFLNTGHGTLGWTMACGSGRLLADLIARRKPQISAEGLDISRYGNNKEIAKHGNPAPAHQ from the coding sequence ATGCGAGTTCTGGTACTTGGTAGCGGTGTAATCGGAACCGCCAGTGCCTACTATCTGGCCCGGCAAGGTTTCGAAGTCACGGTGGTCGACCGCCAGCCAGCGGTGGCCATGGAAACCAGCTTTGCCAACGCCGGCCAGATCTCGCCCGGCTATGCCTCGCCCTGGGCTGCCCCAGGCGTGCCGCTCAAGGCCATCAAGTGGCTGCTTGAACGCCACGCCCCGCTGGCCATCAAGCTGACTGGCGACGTCGATCAGTACCTGTGGATGGCGCAGATGCTGCGCAACTGCACCGCCAGCCGTTATGCGGTGAACAAGGAGCGCATGGTGCGTTTGTCCGAGTACAGCCGTGACTGCCTCGACGAGCTGCGCGCCGAAACCGGCCTGAGTTATGAAAACCGCGCGCTGGGCACCACCCAGCTGTTCCGTACCCAGGCCCAGGTAGACGCTGCGGCTAAAGACATCGCCGTGCTGGAACAGTCCGGCGTGCCTTATGAGCTGCTCGACCGCGACGGCATCGCCCGCGTTGAACCGGCCCTGGCTGGGGTGAAGGATATCCTCGCTGGCGCCTTGCGCCTGCCTAATGACCAGACCGGCGACTGCCAGCTGTTCACCACCAAGCTGGCTGAGATGGCGATCAAGCTGGGTGTGGAGTTCCGCTTCGGCCAGGACATCCAGCGCCTGGACTTCGCTGGCGACCGGATCAACGGTGTGTGGATCGATGGCAAGCTGGAAACCGCCGACCGCTATGTGCTGGCGCTGGGCAGCTACTCGCCGCAGATGCTCAAGCCGCTGGGCATCAAGGCGCCGGTCTACCCGCTCAAAGGCTACTCGCTGACCGTGCCGATCACCGACCCGGCGATGGCCCCGACCTCGACCATTCTCGACGAAACCTACAAGGTCGCCATCACCCGTTTCGACAACCGTATCCGCGTCGGCGGCATGGCTGAAATCGCCGGTTTTGACCTGTCGCTGAACCCGCGTCGACGCGAAACGCTGGAGATGATCGTCAACGACCTTTATCCTCGCGGCGGCGACCTGAGCCAGGCCAGCTTCTGGACCGGCCTGCGTCCGGCGACTCCGGACGGCACGCCGATCGTGGGTGCCACGCCGTTCCGTAACCTGTTCCTCAACACCGGTCACGGCACCTTGGGCTGGACCATGGCCTGCGGCTCCGGCCGTTTGCTGGCCGATCTGATTGCCCGGCGCAAGCCGCAAATCAGTGCCGAAGGCCTCGATATTTCCCGTTACGGCAACAACAAGGAGATCGCCAAGCATGGCAATCCAGCGCCAGCTCACCAATGA
- a CDS encoding c-type cytochrome gives MNQIKKMLAVPAAVFALWALNAHAATNDELAKRLEPVGQVCVQGQECKGMEVATAASGGGAKTPDEVIAKHCNACHGTGLLNAPKIGDTAAWKERADHQGGLDGILAKAITGINAMPPKGTCADCSDEELKAAIKKMSGL, from the coding sequence GTGAACCAAATCAAGAAGATGCTGGCCGTACCAGCAGCCGTTTTCGCCCTCTGGGCACTCAATGCACACGCAGCGACCAACGATGAACTTGCCAAGCGCCTGGAGCCGGTCGGCCAGGTGTGTGTCCAGGGCCAGGAGTGCAAAGGCATGGAAGTGGCGACCGCTGCCAGCGGCGGTGGGGCGAAGACGCCCGATGAAGTTATCGCCAAGCACTGCAACGCCTGCCATGGCACCGGCCTGCTGAATGCGCCGAAGATTGGCGATACCGCCGCGTGGAAAGAGCGCGCCGATCACCAGGGCGGCTTGGATGGCATCCTGGCCAAGGCGATCACCGGCATCAACGCCATGCCGCCGAAAGGCACCTGTGCCGATTGCTCGGATGAAGAGCTCAAGGCTGCGATCAAGAAGATGTCTGGCCTTTGA
- the alr gene encoding alanine racemase, translated as MRPARALIDLQALRHNYRLARELSGAKALAVIKADAYGHGAVRCALALEAEADGFAVACIEEALELRAAGIKAPVLLLEGFFEASELALISEHDLWCVVHSLWQLEAIEQTPVSKPLKIWLKLDTGMHRVGVHPKDYHDAYQRLLASGKVARIVLMSHFARADELDVDSTAQQVAVFEAARQGLSAECSLRNSPAVLGWPHVPSDWVRPGIMLYGATPFEVAQAEAARLQPVMTLQSRIISVRELPAGEPVGYGAKFVSPRPTRVGVVAMGYADGYPRLAPTGTPVMVAGKRTQLIGRVSMDMLCVDLTDIPEATLGSPVELWGKQVLASDVAMAAGTIPYQIFCNLKRVPLDYIGE; from the coding sequence ATGCGTCCCGCCCGTGCCCTGATCGATCTTCAAGCCCTGCGTCACAACTACCGTCTGGCCCGTGAGTTATCCGGCGCCAAGGCCCTTGCCGTGATCAAGGCCGATGCCTATGGTCATGGCGCGGTACGTTGTGCCCTGGCGCTTGAGGCCGAGGCTGATGGCTTTGCCGTGGCCTGCATCGAGGAAGCCCTGGAGCTACGTGCGGCAGGCATCAAGGCCCCGGTGCTATTGCTCGAAGGCTTCTTCGAGGCCAGCGAACTGGCCCTGATCAGCGAGCATGACCTGTGGTGCGTGGTGCACTCGCTGTGGCAGCTGGAAGCGATCGAGCAGACCCCGGTCAGCAAGCCGCTGAAGATCTGGCTCAAGCTCGATACCGGTATGCACCGGGTTGGCGTTCATCCGAAGGATTACCACGACGCTTACCAGCGCCTGCTGGCCAGCGGCAAGGTCGCGCGCATTGTGCTGATGAGCCACTTCGCCCGCGCCGACGAACTGGATGTCGACTCGACTGCGCAACAGGTGGCGGTATTCGAAGCTGCTCGCCAGGGCCTGAGCGCCGAGTGCAGCCTGCGCAACTCCCCGGCAGTGCTGGGCTGGCCGCACGTGCCGAGCGACTGGGTGCGCCCCGGCATCATGCTGTACGGTGCTACCCCGTTCGAAGTCGCCCAGGCTGAGGCCGCACGCCTGCAACCGGTGATGACCCTGCAATCGCGGATCATCAGCGTGCGCGAGCTGCCGGCTGGCGAGCCGGTGGGCTACGGCGCCAAGTTCGTCAGTCCGCGCCCGACCCGCGTCGGCGTGGTGGCCATGGGGTATGCCGATGGCTATCCGCGTTTGGCGCCTACCGGTACGCCGGTAATGGTCGCCGGCAAGCGCACCCAGTTGATCGGCCGAGTGTCGATGGACATGCTCTGCGTCGACCTCACCGACATCCCCGAAGCGACCCTGGGCAGCCCGGTCGAGCTGTGGGGCAAGCAGGTACTGGCCAGCGATGTGGCGATGGCTGCGGGCACCATCCCCTACCAGATCTTCTGCAACCTCAAACGCGTGCCGCTGGACTATATCGGCGAATAA
- a CDS encoding YkgJ family cysteine cluster protein — MSCNRHKIHFLRELIPSFECEPGCHDCCGPVTTSAEEMAQLPRKSQAEQDAALERLDCVHLGPQGCTVYEDRPMICRLFGTTPRMACPRGRGPQQPIDPQAEQLVHQFIASTRQVLV, encoded by the coding sequence ATGTCCTGCAATCGCCACAAGATCCACTTCCTGCGCGAGCTCATTCCTTCCTTCGAATGCGAGCCCGGCTGCCACGACTGCTGCGGTCCGGTCACCACTTCAGCAGAAGAAATGGCCCAGCTACCGCGCAAGTCCCAGGCCGAGCAGGACGCCGCCCTCGAGCGCCTGGACTGCGTGCATCTAGGCCCGCAAGGCTGCACGGTCTACGAAGATCGGCCAATGATCTGCCGCCTGTTCGGCACCACCCCGCGCATGGCCTGCCCACGTGGGCGTGGGCCGCAGCAGCCCATCGACCCGCAGGCCGAGCAGTTGGTCCACCAGTTCATCGCCAGTACGCGCCAGGTACTGGTCTGA
- the dadR gene encoding transcriptional regulator DadR: protein MRTQHQSKRELDKIDRNILRILQNDGRISFTELGEKVGLSTTPCTERVRRLEREGIIMGYNARLNPQHLKGSLLVFVEISLDYKSGDTFEEFRRAVLKLPHVLECHLVSGDFDYLVKARISEMASYRKLLGDILLKLPHVRESKSYIVMEEVKESLCLPIPD, encoded by the coding sequence ATGAGAACCCAGCATCAGAGCAAGCGTGAACTGGACAAGATCGACCGCAACATCCTGCGGATCCTGCAGAATGACGGGCGTATTTCCTTCACCGAACTGGGCGAAAAAGTAGGGCTTTCCACGACCCCTTGCACCGAGCGCGTGCGCCGGCTGGAGCGCGAAGGGATCATCATGGGCTACAACGCCCGGCTCAATCCGCAGCACCTCAAAGGCAGCCTGCTGGTGTTCGTCGAAATCAGCCTGGACTACAAGTCGGGCGACACCTTCGAGGAGTTCCGCCGCGCCGTGCTCAAGCTGCCGCATGTACTCGAATGCCATTTGGTTTCGGGCGACTTCGACTACCTGGTGAAGGCACGGATTTCCGAGATGGCCTCGTACCGCAAGCTGCTGGGCGACATCCTGCTCAAGCTGCCGCATGTGCGCGAGTCGAAGAGCTATATCGTCATGGAAGAAGTCAAAGAGAGCCTGTGCCTGCCGATTCCCGACTGA
- a CDS encoding cupin domain-containing protein has translation MDVGERLQAIRKLKGLSQRELAKRAGVTNSTISMIEKNSVSPSISSLRKVLSGIPMSMVEFFSVELASESPTQIVYKAHELIDISDGAVTMKLVGKSHPNRAIAFLNEVYPPGADTGEEMLTHDGEETGILLEGRLELVVGTETFLLEAGDSYYFESTRPHRFRNPFNEPARLISAATPSNF, from the coding sequence TTGGACGTCGGCGAACGACTGCAAGCCATCCGCAAGCTCAAGGGCCTGTCCCAGCGTGAACTCGCCAAGCGCGCGGGGGTAACCAACAGCACCATCTCGATGATCGAGAAGAACAGCGTGAGCCCGTCGATCAGCTCCCTGCGCAAGGTGCTCAGCGGCATTCCCATGTCCATGGTCGAGTTCTTTTCGGTCGAACTGGCGTCGGAGAGTCCCACGCAGATCGTCTACAAAGCACACGAGCTGATCGATATCTCCGACGGTGCGGTGACCATGAAGCTGGTCGGCAAGTCGCACCCCAATCGGGCGATTGCCTTCCTCAACGAGGTTTATCCACCGGGTGCCGACACCGGCGAAGAGATGTTGACCCACGATGGCGAAGAGACCGGCATTTTGCTCGAAGGCCGCCTGGAGCTGGTGGTCGGCACCGAGACCTTCCTGCTCGAAGCCGGCGACAGCTACTACTTCGAAAGCACCCGCCCGCATCGATTTCGCAACCCCTTCAACGAGCCTGCCCGGCTGATCAGCGCTGCCACGCCGTCGAACTTTTGA